The following proteins are co-located in the Doryrhamphus excisus isolate RoL2022-K1 chromosome 15, RoL_Dexc_1.0, whole genome shotgun sequence genome:
- the LOC131103318 gene encoding SH3 and cysteine-rich domain-containing protein 2-like translates to MTEINEMEIDSQLRLHTQPLPSKLQRLKRSLSFMRSKSVENFFQRSYSDARLPPDFITDPPPPSPPPLQLMPGSPLVGGEERSPSRSPSVSPNPSISSHSPSLSLSPSLSSKPAQAQITHCFQDHVFRKPTNCQLCKNMIVGNSKQALRCKTCKLAAHLWCTSELSQQPCYGKSGAFKRNFSSPMLVSDQLAVVKEVQPSQEAVRGRVDPVYAALRYGTSLAQMSRSSFGSMSESPTRSLGEAGEEGQVRQCSMEEEIPQETAAADMAAQDAELDKEEEDSQTETPAEVTPKRIEVHSIHTYVALYRFLPQEHNDLELHPGDRVQVTDDSNEEWWKGKSGDRVGFFPANFVQRVRPGERVWRVIQGTSGIRERGHMAVKEAQICVGKREDGEMFVKLSSGKKRGLVPAESIEEI, encoded by the exons ctccaGAGGCTGAAGCGCTCGCTGTCCTTCATGCGCAGTAAGAGCGTGGAGAACTTCTTCCAAAGGTCCTACAGCGACGCCCGCCTCCCGCCGGACTTCATCACGGACCCGCCGCCTCcctcgccgccgccgctgcagcTGATGCCGGGCTCTCCACTGGTGGGGGGCGAGGAGCGCTCGCCGTCCCGTTCTCCGTCCGTCAGCCCCAACCCTTCCATCTCGTCCCACTCCCCGTCTCTCAGCTTGTCCCCATCTCTGTCCTCCAAGCCCGCCCAGGCCCAGATCACACACTGCTTCCAGGACCACGTTTTTCGCAAGCCCACCAACTGCCAGCTCTGCAAGAACATGATCGTAG GAAACTCCAAACAAGCTCTGCGATGCAAAACGTGCAAGTTGGCGGCTCACCTGTGGTGCACCTCGGAACTTTCACAGCAGCCGTGTTATGGAAAG TCTGGCGCCTTCAAGCGAAACTTCAGCTCGCCCATGCTGGTCTCGGACCAACTGGCCGTCGTCAAGGAAGTGCAGCCGAGtcaag AGGCGGTGCGGGGACGCGTGGATCCCGTGTACGCCGCCTTACGTTACGGGACGTCGCTGGCGCAGATGAGCCGCTCCAGTTTCGGCAGCATGTCGGAGTCGCCGACTCGAAGCCTG GGTGAAGCAGGTGAGGAGGGGCAGGTGAGACAGTGCAGCATGGAGGAGGAGATCCCTCAGGAAACGGCAG CTGCAGATATGGCTGCCCAGGACGCTGAGTTGGACAAGGAGGAAGAAGATAGCCAAACCGAAACACCCGCCGAG GTGACCCCCAAACGCATCGAGGTGCACTCCATCCACACCTACGTGGCGCTCTACAGGTTTTTGCCTCAGGAACACAACGACCTGGAACTCCA TCCGGGTGATCGAGTGCAGGTCACTGACGACTCCAACGAGGAGTGGTGGAAG GGCAAGAGCGGCGACAGGGTGGGTTTCTTCCCCGCCAACTTCGTGCAGCGGGTCCGCCCGGGAGAGCGAGTGTGGCGCGTCATTCAGGGAACATCCGGCATCCGCGAGAGAGGACACATGGCCGTAAAGGAAGCACAG ATCTGCGTGGGCAAGCGAGAAGACGGCGAGATGTTTGTGAAGCTCAGCAGCGGCAAGAAGAGAGGCCTCGTCCCGGCCGAATCCATCGAGGAGATCTAA
- the 42sp43 gene encoding P43 5S RNA-binding protein-like isoform X1, with product MRMNGVRGGKAAGVPQLKQQSKCSHAGCGATFSKNIRLQEHEAAHAGKHPWRCTVSGCEGKFARKSRLSRHILQHDGVKQFKCTFATCTKSFFHENKLKRHMCYAHGEKEKYFKCTQSGCSLTFKKRRLFKLHQQEHGVAPKFKCPKEDCGAVFDTHVARKAHQKKHAGYRCLDANCQAVESTWVKLQKHMVKHPAAFTCKVCKKVFKRAHTLRRHKWVHASHKPVLVCPRESCQAYFSTTFNLQHHIRKVHLGLLKYTCSFPDCPRAFAMRESMSRHLRRHDPGAIRQKTRTRPRKSWQKRLDGHHLPLVEDNLNRLFALRMHISRRAKVEVNLSGLFNERKIPHYVDPEVNLRDLFSMKKPLLPVSEVAPLKC from the exons ATGAGGATGAACGGTGTGCGCGGTGGAAAAGCTGCAGGTGTTCCACAGCTCAAGCAGCAGTCAAAGTGCTCCCACGCTGGTTGCGGAGCCACTTTCTCCAAGAACATCAGGTTGCAGGAGCACGAAGCTGCTCACGCAGGAAAG CATCCATGGCGGTGCACAGTGAGTGGCTGCGAGGGGAAATTCGCCCGGAAGTCACGCCTGAGCCGCCACATACTTCAGCACGACGGCGTCAAACAATTCAA GTGCACATTTGCAACCTGCACCAAAAGCTTCTTCCATGAAAACAAGCTGAAGAGACACATGTGCTATGCCCACGGCGAGAAAGAAAAGTACTTCAAG TGCACTCAGTCTGGATGCTCCTTGACCTTCAAGAAGAGACGCCTCTTCAAACTGCACCAGCAGGAGCACGGCGTGGCTCCCAAGTTCAA GTGTCCAAAGGAAGACTGCGGCGCTGTGTTCGACACCCATGTGGCCCGCAAAGCACACCAGAAGAAGCACGCAG GTTACCGCTGCCTGGATGCAAACTGCCAAGCGGTTGAGTCCACGTGGGTCAAGCTCCAGAAGCACATGGTCAAACATCCAG CCGCTTTTACCTGCAAAGTCTGCAAGAAAGTCTTTAAGAGGGCGCATACGCTGCGGCGCCACAAGTGGGTCCACGCCTCCCACAAGCCGGTGCTGGTTTGCCCACGCGAGAGCTGCCAGGCCTACTTCTCTACCACCTTTAACCTGCAGCATCACATCCGCAAGGTGCACCTGGGACTCCTGAAGTACACGTGCTCCTTCCCAGACTGCCCTCGCGCCTTCGCTATGCGG GAGAGTATGAGCAGACATCTGCGTCGTCACGACCCCGGTGCCATCAGACAGAAG ACGCGTACCCGTCCCAGGAAGTCGTGGCAGAAGCGCCTGGACGGCCACCACCTCCCCCTGGTGGAGGACAACCTCAACCGGCTCTTTGCGCTGCGCATGCACATTTCCCGCCGCGCCAAAGTGGAGGTCAACCTGTCGGGCCTCTTCAACGAGCGTAAGATCCCGCATTACGTGGACCCCGAGGTCAACCTGCGCGACCTCTTCAGCATGAAAAAGCCTCTACTGCCTGTCAGTGAAGTGGCGCCACTCAAGTGTTAA
- the 42sp43 gene encoding P43 5S RNA-binding protein-like isoform X2 — MRMNGVRGGKAAGVPQLKQQSKCSHAGCGATFSKNIRLQEHEAAHAGKHPWRCTVSGCEGKFARKSRLSRHILQHDGVKQFKCTFATCTKSFFHENKLKRHMCYAHGEKEKYFKCTQSGCSLTFKKRRLFKLHQQEHGVAPKFKCPKEDCGAVFDTHVARKAHQKKHAGYRCLDANCQAVESTWVKLQKHMVKHPVCKKVFKRAHTLRRHKWVHASHKPVLVCPRESCQAYFSTTFNLQHHIRKVHLGLLKYTCSFPDCPRAFAMRESMSRHLRRHDPGAIRQKTRTRPRKSWQKRLDGHHLPLVEDNLNRLFALRMHISRRAKVEVNLSGLFNERKIPHYVDPEVNLRDLFSMKKPLLPVSEVAPLKC, encoded by the exons ATGAGGATGAACGGTGTGCGCGGTGGAAAAGCTGCAGGTGTTCCACAGCTCAAGCAGCAGTCAAAGTGCTCCCACGCTGGTTGCGGAGCCACTTTCTCCAAGAACATCAGGTTGCAGGAGCACGAAGCTGCTCACGCAGGAAAG CATCCATGGCGGTGCACAGTGAGTGGCTGCGAGGGGAAATTCGCCCGGAAGTCACGCCTGAGCCGCCACATACTTCAGCACGACGGCGTCAAACAATTCAA GTGCACATTTGCAACCTGCACCAAAAGCTTCTTCCATGAAAACAAGCTGAAGAGACACATGTGCTATGCCCACGGCGAGAAAGAAAAGTACTTCAAG TGCACTCAGTCTGGATGCTCCTTGACCTTCAAGAAGAGACGCCTCTTCAAACTGCACCAGCAGGAGCACGGCGTGGCTCCCAAGTTCAA GTGTCCAAAGGAAGACTGCGGCGCTGTGTTCGACACCCATGTGGCCCGCAAAGCACACCAGAAGAAGCACGCAG GTTACCGCTGCCTGGATGCAAACTGCCAAGCGGTTGAGTCCACGTGGGTCAAGCTCCAGAAGCACATGGTCAAACATCCAG TCTGCAAGAAAGTCTTTAAGAGGGCGCATACGCTGCGGCGCCACAAGTGGGTCCACGCCTCCCACAAGCCGGTGCTGGTTTGCCCACGCGAGAGCTGCCAGGCCTACTTCTCTACCACCTTTAACCTGCAGCATCACATCCGCAAGGTGCACCTGGGACTCCTGAAGTACACGTGCTCCTTCCCAGACTGCCCTCGCGCCTTCGCTATGCGG GAGAGTATGAGCAGACATCTGCGTCGTCACGACCCCGGTGCCATCAGACAGAAG ACGCGTACCCGTCCCAGGAAGTCGTGGCAGAAGCGCCTGGACGGCCACCACCTCCCCCTGGTGGAGGACAACCTCAACCGGCTCTTTGCGCTGCGCATGCACATTTCCCGCCGCGCCAAAGTGGAGGTCAACCTGTCGGGCCTCTTCAACGAGCGTAAGATCCCGCATTACGTGGACCCCGAGGTCAACCTGCGCGACCTCTTCAGCATGAAAAAGCCTCTACTGCCTGTCAGTGAAGTGGCGCCACTCAAGTGTTAA